The following is a genomic window from Caldisericia bacterium.
CCCAACAAAGAGAAATTGCACAAGTAGGAGTTATTGGTGTTATGCCTGATGATTATGTAGGAGCATTTACGCTACTCTGGGCAAATACTGTTGAAAGCGATTTTAATTCTGAACTCTCTTTTCCAATGCAAGGAATGAAATTTAAAAATGGTTATCTTTATGTTCTTGATACATCTTATGGTAGGGTTCATGTATTTGATAAAAATCTAAAACATGTTAAAGTTTTTGGAGAATTGGGATATGGAGATGGAAAACTTCAATATCCAGCGGATTTAGATGTTGACGATACGGGTAACATCTATGTTGCAGATTTCTTTAATAATTATATTGTCAAATTTTCCCCACTTGGAGATGTGCTTCTTCAATTTGGAGAAGAAGGAGTTGACGAAGGAAAATTCAATGGTCCATCAGGTATTGCCGTATCAAAAGATGGAAAAATTTTTGTTTCAGATCAATTGAATTCAAGAATTCAAGTTTTTTCAGATAAAGGAGAATTTCTAAAAACAATAAAAGTTGATGATATTGTTAATCCTGAAGGAATGACGATTGATGAAGAAAATAATCTTTGGGTTGTTGATGCAAAAAGTTGTAAAATATTTAAACTTGACTTAGATGGGAATGTTTTATTCTCTTTTGGAGGAAAAGGGTCTCAAGATACACAATTTGTTTATCCTTTTGACATTGAAGTAAAGGGAAATTATATTTATATTGTAGATAGAGGATTAGGAACACCCTTAAACCCGTGTATTAAAAAATTTGATAAAAATGGAAATTTTGTCTTAAAATTTGGTAAAAGAGGTACAAAGTTACCACTTCAACCTGGAGAATTCTTAACACCAGCAGGAGTTGCTGTTGATGATGAAGAAAATGTTTATACATTTGATGCAGGCTACTTTTATGGACCAGGAAATCCATTTGGATGGCCCAGAACAACAAGATTAACAGTTTTTGATAAAAATGGAAATTTTAAAACAAAAATAGATTATGATTATTCAATTGAAGGGAGATTAATAAATCCTATTTCTGCATCAGTTGATTCTTCAGGAAATATATGGGTTGCACACTGGGCAAACTTTGCTGATATTGGTGAAATTGTTATTTTTAATAGTGATGGAAAATTTTTAAAGAAAATAACTGGAATTTCTGAGGATAAACCATTTGCAGTAATTGGTGGGGTTTTATGTGGAAAAAATGAAGTTTATGTATCTTCAGGAATAGAAGGAGCGCCAATTTCTGTTTTTGATTTACAGGGAAATTTCTTAAGAATTTTAGAAAATTGTAAAGACACAATACTTCAACCATATCAAATGGTATTTGATAACAAGGGTAGAATTTGGGTTGTTACAAGAAATTTCATGGTGTATGCTATTTCACCAACAGATGGAACAATTTTAAAAGAATTTCAAATTAAAGGTGAAGCAAACGCAATCGCAGTTGACTCAAATAATAATATTTATGTCGCAACATTTGATCATTATGTAGATGTTTATGATGAGAATGGAAAACTCTTAAGAAAAATTGGAAAAGGCGGGGGAAGGGCACTAGAAAAGTTCTGGTTCCCAACTGGTGTTGCTGTTGATAAAGATGGCGTAGTGTATGTTGGGGATACAGAAAATGGAAGAATTCAAATGTTTAAAGATGACGGAACATTTTTAGGTTCAACACCAAGAGGATATTATGAACTTGCTCATCTTTTTATTGGGCAAGATGGAATGATTTATGCTGCAGATCTTTTCCATAATGTAGTAAGAATTATCTCTCCATTTGGTGAAAAATTACAAGATTATTCGTTTTCAATTACTTCAGATGCAATTGAAAAAATTACAAAACCAGGAATAGAAGTGTCATTCAACTTAACAATTTCTAATAAAGGAGCAAAACAAGATACTTATGAAATTAATTTAGTTTCTAATGTATACGATTGGAAAGTTGTATATCCAAAAGAAGTAGCAGTTAATTCAAAAGAGAAAGGAAGTTTTGAAGTAAAAGTTTTACCACCCACTTCTGCAAAAATAGGTGATGAAATGATAGTAGAACTTGAAATTAAATCTAAAGGAGACCCTACTATTGTAAAGAAAATTTCATTAAAGGTTATACTTGCTACAAGAACAAAGGTTTTAATAAATAAAATTGATGTAGATCTTGATTCATCATTTGAAATTCCAATTCTTATTCAAGAAGTTGAAAATTTATATGGTTTTGGATTTACATTAACTTATGATAAGGAGTTTCTTGATTTTGAAGATGTAATTGAAGGAGAATTCCTTAAAAAAGACGGAGTATCAACTCTATTTTTAAAAAATGTTAATGAAGAAAAGGGGGAAATTATTGTTGGAGTATCAAGAACAGGTAAAGTTCAAGGTGTAAGTGGTGAAGGAGTTTTGATAAAATTTAAATTTAAAGCACTTAAATTAGGAAAGGTTGATTTGAAAATTTCAAATCTAATCTTAAAAGATCCTGATCTTAATGAAATAAAAGCAAATATTGAAATTGGTGAAGTAAATATAGTTGAACCAGATAAAAAACCACCTATTTTAACATTAACACTTCCAAGCGAAGTAAAAACACCAGATTTAGTGATTAGTGGAAAAATTACTGATGAAAGTGGAATTAAATATCTTAAAGTCAATGGAAAGGATATTCAAATAAAAGGAGATGGTACATTTACTTATATGTTAACTCTTGTTGAAGGAATGAATAAAATTTTAATTGAGGCTGAAGATACACGTGGAAATAAATTAACAAAGGAGTATTATGTTAATTATGTAAAAAGAATTGTATTAAAACTTACAATTGGAAATAAAATTATGTTGGTTAATGACAGAGAACAAGAGATAGATGTTCCTCCACAAATTATTGAAGGAAGGACTCTTCTTCCAATTAGATGGGTTGCAGAACCTCTTGGTGCAAATGTTGGTTGGGATCCAAATGAAAAGAAAGTAACAGTTTCACTTAAAGATATCACAATTGAACTTTGGATTGGAAAGAACATTGCAAGAGTTAATGGCATAAATACGCCAATTGATCAAAATAATCCTAAGGTGGTTCCTATGATTATCTCTGGTAGAACCATGCTTCCAGTAAGATTTGTTGCAGAAAATTTAGGATGTAAAGTAGATTGGGATCCAACTACAAAAACTGTAATAATAACATACCCAAAGGATTAACTCTTAACAAAATTTTGCCCCTCCAAAATGGAGGGGCTTATTATTTTTAATGAATAAAAAAAATTTAGGAAATTTAGGTGAAGAATTAGCAATTACTTATCTAAAAAGCAAAGGGTATAAAATAATTACAAGGAATTTTAGAACAAGATTTGGAGAAATTGATATAGTATGTGAAAAAGGTGATTCTATAATTTTCATTGAAGTTAGAACAAAAAGTGATTTAAGTACAATTCTACCAGAAGAAAGTATAACTAAAAAGAAAATTGAAAAGTATAAAAAATTAGCACTTGAATATCTTGAAGTATCAGAAAGAAAATATAAAGAGATAAAATTTGAATTCTTAGGAATTGAATATAAAAATAATAAAAACTATCAAATAACTCATATTGAAAATTTTATTGATTAGATTTTGTTAATTCATATAAAGCAATTCCTAAAGCAACTGATGTGTTCAAAGATTTTGTTTTTCCAAATGTCTTTATTTTTATTATAAAATCGCTTTCTTCAAGAACTTTTTTATTTATTCCTTTATCTTCACCACCTACTATTAAAATAAATGGTTTAGGAGGATTAAATTTGTTTAGTTCAATTTCTCCACTCATATCAAGCGAAATGATCCAAAAACCTTTTTTCTTTAATTCTTTTATTGAATTTACTGTTCCACTAAATTCATATATCTTTAAATGAAAAATTGCGCCAGTTGAAGATTTTATAACTGTTTCAGTTATAGGTGTACTTCTTCTTTTAGGTAATATTACCCCTTTTGCACCAAAAATTTCAGCACTTCTTATTATTGCACCAAGATTATGTGGATCTTCAATATTTAAAGGCAACACATAAAAACTTTCTTTGTTTGTTTCAATCTCACTTAATGAATAAATTTCTACTGGGGATATGAACCCTAAAAAATTAACACTTTTATCAAAATTTCTAAAAAATTCTTCATCTTTGTATGTAAAGGGTATTTTATTTTGTTTCAATATATTTTCTAATTCTTTATTTTTATAACCAAATTTAAAAATTACTTTTATAAGTTTATTTTCTTTAATTGCTTCAATAATTTCATTTTTATTAAAAACCTTATAATTATCGTCTAAATACAATTGTTTCTTTTCTCCCATCTCTTATCTCATATCCAAGTTCAATTAATCTATTTCTTATTTCATCTGATTTTTTAAATTCTCTATTTTCTCTCAATTTTTTTCTCTCTTCAGTAATTTTTTTAATCAATTCACTTTCTTCTAACTTTTCATCTTCTGGTAGATAAAAATTATAATCTTTTAATATTTTTATTAATTCATTTTTTAAGTTTTCTACAACTTTAAATGATATTTTAATTCCAAGAATATTTAACATTTTATCCAGAATCTCTTTTAAAAATTTATATTCTCCTTTTATTTCATTAGAATTAAACTTATTAATTAATTTAAAAATAACTCCAATTGCTCCTTGAGTGTTAAAATCATCATCCATAAATTCTATAAATTCATTAAAAAGTGAGTTTAATAAATTTCTTGATGGCTCATCTTCTAAATCTCCTTTTTGGGACAAACCTTCAACTATTGAATAAAACTCTCTAATTTTATAATATTCATTCCTTGTTTTTTCTATCTTTTCATCAGTATAATCTATTGGTGAGTGATAATCTGAAGATAATAAAAATAACCTTAACACCTCAGGTTCATATTTTTTAAGTATATCTTCAATTGTTAAAATGTTACCAACTGATTTAGACATCTTCTCTTTATTAATTGTTATTAGTCCATTATGGAGCCAATATCTTACAACAGGTTTATCGCCCTTCCATGCTTCACCTTGAGCAATTTCATTTTCATGATGTGGAAATATAAGATCTATACCACCACCATGAATATCAAAACCAAAATCAAGATACTTTATTGACATCACTGAACATTCAATATGCCAACCAGGTCTCCCTTTTCCCCAAGGAGAATCCCAGAATACTTCTCCCTCTTTTACTTTTTTCCATAAAGCAAAATCAAGAGGACTTTTCTTTGTCTCATCAATTTCTATTCTTACACCCTTAATTAACTCATCGACTTTTCTATTAGAAAGTTTTCCATAATCTTTAAATTTACTAACTTCAAAGTAAACTCCAGTTTCTGTTTCATATGCAAAACTTTTATCTTGAAGATCTTTTACCATTTTAATAATTTCATCTATATGTTCAGTAACTCTCGGATATAAATTATTCTCTGTATCAATATTTAATAGTTCTATATACTTTTTATACATATTTATAAAAGTCTCTGCTATTTCTTTAGGTGTAAGACCCCATTCTAAACTTCTTTTGATTATCTTATCATCTATATCGGTATAATTTTGTACATACTTAACATCATAACCTTTAAATTTTAAATATCTTTTAATTGTATCGTATATAACAAGTGGTCTTGCGTGTCCTATATGAGGATAATTATCTGGAGTTAAACCACAAACATACATATAAACTTTATCTTTTTCTCTTGTAATAAACTCTTCTTTTCTTCTTGTTAAGGTATTATAAACTTTTATCATATTTTATTAATTACCTCCTTTATTCTATTTAGAGTTTCCTCTTTGCCAAGTAAATAAATATATATGTAAATTTCTGGACCTTCGTCTTTATGAGTAATAAGAACTCTTAACGGATGATAGAGGCTTTTTCCTTTCAGAGAAAGTTTTTTTCCTATATCTTTTATTAAATTTAAAATATTATTTTCATTCCAGTTATGAAGATTTTTAATAGAATTATAAAATTCATAGATCAAATTTTTATTTTCTTTCAAATAAGAAAGTTTTTCTTCTGAAAGTTCTTCTGGTTTATAAATATCATTTATCAGATTTTTAATATCGCTCAAAACAAAAATATGATCTCTCATAAGTCTTAAAAATTCCATTAGCCACTCGTCATCTTTAATTTCAAAATTTCTATTTAAATAAAACTCTTTGACTTTTTTAAAAAGTTCTTCTAATGATAACATCTCTATATATTTATGATTCATCCATCTTAATTTTGAGGGAGAAAAAATTGCATTGCTTTTAGAAAGGTTTTCTATGCTAAATTCTTCTATAAGTTCTTGAAGCGAAAAAATTTCCTTCTCTTTTGTTTTGGGTGAAAACCCAAGAAGAGCCATATAATTAACTAGTGCTTCTGGAAGATAACCTTCATTTCTATAGTCTCTTAATGAAACTGATCCATGTCTTTTCGAGAGTTTTGTATGATCTTCTCCAAGTATCATTGGTAAATGTATGAATTTTGGTAAAGGAAAATCTAATGCTTTATAAATTAAAATTTGTCTTGGTGTATTTCCATGAAGATGATCTTCACCTCTTATGACAAAATTTATTTTCATTAAAGCATCATCAATAACAACAGCAAAATTATAAGTTGGCATTCCATCTGAACGCATAATTACAAAATCATCAAGGTTTTCAATTGGAAATATAAGTTTCCCTCTTAACTCATCCTCAACTATAACTTCTCCACTTAAAGGAGTCTTAAATCTAACAACTGGATTTGGATTCTTTTTTAATTTCTCTTCAATTTGTTCTTTACTTAAATTTCTACATTTTCTTGAATATTTAGGCATAAGACCTTTCTTTAACATCTCTTCTCTATCTTTTTCTAATTCATCCTCACTACAGAAACAGAGATAGGCTTTACCCTCTTCTAAAAGTTTATTTATATAAAATTTATAAATCTCAATTCTCTCAGATTGTCTATACGGTCCATATGGTCCACCTATATCAGGACCCTCATCCCAATTTATATTTAACCATTTTAATCCCTCAATTATATCGTCTTCATACTCTTTTTTGGATCTCTCTCTATCTGTATCTTCTATTCTTAAAATAAATTTTCCATTGTTTTTTCTGGCAAAAAGATAATTAAAAAGAGCTGTTCTTACATTCCCAATATGCATAAAACCAGTTGGTGAAGGTGGAAATCTTACTCTAATCATAAAACCTCCTTTTAAAATCTTTCATATATTATACAATAAAAATGAGGTAAGAATATGTTACCGGATTTTTTTACATTTTTAAGAATTTTAAGTGGATTTTTCATACTTTATCTTTCTATTTTCAATATAAATAATTTTTATCTATACTTTTACACAATTTTATTTGGATGGACAACAGACATTTTAGATGGATATTTAGCAAGATTACTAAACATTGAGGGTAAACTTGGTAAATATGATTTTCAAATTGATCTATTTTTTGAATGGTCCTTTTTCTTTTATCTATTTAGAATAAATTACATAAATGAAAAAATTTTTATAATTTATAATGTTATTTTCTTTCTTATTTTGTTTTTTTACTACAACAAAACTCTTTTAATGACAATACAAGCACCAGTTACTTTTTCACCATTTATAATTGCAATTTTATATTATAAAGATCTAAGAATAATAATTCTGTTTTGGATTTTAATAAATCTTCTTCTCTTTTATAAGAGATTTATCAAAGTAGTTAAGGAATATATAGAGGGCATCCCAAGTCATAACCTTAATAAAAATGAAAATTATTATAGGCATAAGACTAAAAAATAAATATTTACATAAATAAAATTTTTAATATAATAAACTTTAGGAGAGATGGCTGAGTGGACGAAGGCACCCGCCTGGAAAGCGGGTAGGTGGGTTAAAACCCGCCTCGCGGGTTCGAATCCCGCTCTCTCCGCCATAAATAAGAAAATTAAAAGAAAATAAATTAATATTTTATATTTTGGGGCAGTGGCTCAGAGGGAGAGCGCATCCTTCGCAAGGATGAGGTCGCGGGTTCAAATCCCGTCTGCTCCACCACTTTTCTTTATTTCTTCAATTAAATTTTTTATAAATTTTAACTTTTTAATATATGATTCAACTCTTTCTTTTTGTTCATTATCTTGAATTATATATTGATAATTATCAGGGAAATAAAATTTAATATCATCATCACTAACTTCTATATCCTTTGAAAGTAAACTTAGAATAATATCGAGTTTTATTTGTTCTTGAGAGCTCTTATCAAAATTTTTTCTTAAATCCTCAATTGTTTCATTTCTGGCTTTAAGAAACTCCTCAAGAGAGATGCCACTTTTTAGAAGTTCTTCTTTAAGATGCTCAATTCTATGGGTTGTTTCATCATCAATGTATGTCTTAGGAACATAAAAATCATTAATTTCAATTAATTTTTTATTTATAAATGATTCAATAAACTCTTCATTAAATCTCTCTTTAATTATGGTATTTTTAACTTTTTCTTTAAATTCATCTAAATTTGAAACTTCAAAATCATTAAAGAAGTTTTCATCGAGTTCAGGATATTTTGGTTTTTTTACCTCAATAATTTCAATTATAATTTTTTTTCCTTGAATTTCAATATCTTTTTTATCACCAACATTCATTCCATAAACATATTCTTCAAGTAAATTTTTATTCTCTCCCACAATTAAAGATATTTCTTTTTCTTCTTCATTTTCTACAAATTTATATTTTAAGATAACATAATCTCCTTTTTCAATTGCTCCTTCTTTAGGAATAAACTCTTTTGCTTCTTCTTTTATTAAAGTGATTCTATTTTCAATCTCTTCATCTGTTACTTGTCTTAATTCCCTTACAATTTCATTTAAGTCTATATTATTAACATTTGGTATTAAATAAGTTGTAAGATAAAAAATTGGATTATCAAAATTAAAATTACTAAAATCTACATCAACTGAGGGAAATAGATTTTTAACATCATTAAAAACTTTTTCAATAGTTTTATCTCTTAATCTTTTCTTTATTTCATCAAAAATAGTCTCTGTTCCAATTATATTTTTTATCAAATTTAAAGGAGCCTTGCCAGGTCTAAAACCAGGGACTTTTACTCTTTTTGCATAATAATTTAAAACTTCTTTATATTCATTCTGTATTTCTTCTTTATCAAAAGAAATTTCATATAAAACTTTATTTTTTTCAGAATTTTTGATTGATAAGTTCAAATTAACCTCCTCTTCCTAATAAAACTTTGTTATACCATTCAATTAATTTTTCAACTTTATTACCATATTGGATTATTGATTCATTTTCATATTTTAAACTTTCTTTTAAATTTGCTAACTCTATCTCAACTCTATGTTTAATATATCTTTTTTTAACTTCTTCCTTGAAAAAATTATAACCTTCAATTCTATCTAATATTTTAAATATATAAAACCCCTTTACTGTCGTGATTGGCTTTGATATTTCTCCAACCTTTAAATTAAAAATAATTTCATTAACTGGCCCAATATATTTAAAGATATCAAAGTAATCAGTTATTCCATTATTTTCTTTCTCATCAGAATATTCACTAACAACTCTCTCAAAAGGAACACCATTTAAAATTTTTTCATATGCTTCATATATTCTTTTTTCTTTCTCTTTGTAATCTGGATCGCCTTTATCTGATTTTATATAAATAACTTGAGCCTTTAATTTTATAAATTCAATTTTATTTTTATTATAATAATCTATTAATTCATTTTCTTTAATGTTTTTAACAATTTCATTCATAATTTCATTTTCAATTAAAGAAACATAATATTTTCTAACCTTATCACTTTCTGTATATTCATCAAAACCCTCAATTTTAGTTGGTGCTGTATAACCTTTTTCAATTGCATATTTCATAATTAAAGAATCTCCGATGATTTCCTCAAGAACTTGCTTTTTTATTGTTACATATCTCTCTTGAAAAGTTGGTGAATAAATATTTTCTAATCCAACATTTAATAAAATTCTATTTTCTAAATCCTCATATGTAATAATATCATTTCCTACTCTTGCTGCTATTTTAGATTCATTTTGCCACCAACTGATAAATTTAAAATATGATAATAAAACAACTATTAAAATAATAATAAAAAAAATAAAATACCTTAAAATTTTTTTCTTTTTATACTTTATATCAAATCTCTTTTTCATCTATATTGGTGCGAAGGGCGGGACTCGAACCCGCATGGGCTAATGCCCACTGGATCCTAAGTCCAGTGCGTCTACCAATTCCGCCACCCTCGCAAAATTTTGGTGGGTCGTACAGGACTCGAACCTGTAACACCCTGATTAAGAGTCAGGTGCTCTACCATTTGAGCTAACGACCCACCATTGATTTTCATCTTAACTTAACATTGGTGCGCCTAGCAGGAATCGAACCTGCAACCTGCGGATTAGGACTCCGCTGCTCTATCCTTTTGAGCTATAGGCGCTAAATGGGGTGGACGACGAGACTCGAACTCGCAACCATCGGATCCACAGTCCGACGCTCTAACCAATTGAGCTACGTCCACCATGGTGCGCCCAGCAGGATTCGAACCTGCGACCTACGGATTAGAAGTCCGTTGCTCTATCCTACTGAGCTATGGGCGCAAAAATGGTCGGGGCGAGAGGATTCGAACCTCCAACCTCATGTACCCAAAACATGCGCGCTAGCCAAATTGCGCCACGCCCCGACATCAAATAAAAAGTATATTAGAAATTTAAAAAAATTCAAGAGGGTTATTTAATAAAAAGTGATAATATAAATGCAATAATTAATGCAGGAAGAAAATTTGATAATTTTATTTTTTTCAAACCTAATAAATTTAAACCAATACCAATAATTAATACACCACCAACACCAGTAATCATATTTATTGTATGTTCTGTGAATAATCCTTTAATTAATGTTGATAGAAGAGTTATTCCTCCTTGATAAATTAATATTGGAAAAATTGAAAACATTACTCCAATTCCTAAGGCAGATGAGAGGGCTATAGATGTTACTCCATCCAAAATTGATTTTGTATATAAAATTGTTGCATCCCCTGTCAAACCTTCATTTATTGAACCAATTATAGCCATTGAACCTACACAAAAAACAAGTGTTGAAGTAATAAAACCTTCTGTAAATGGAGAATCTGTTTTAATTTTCGATTTTAATTTATCTCCTACTCCATTTAAAAATTCTTCAATTTTTAAAATTTCTCCTATTATGCCACCAAATAGAATAGAAAATACCATTATTATAATGTTATCTGTTTTTAATGCGAGCATAATTCCAAGTGTCAAAGAAGAAAGACCAACTCCATCAAAAGCAATTTTTTTAATTCTCTCTGGAAACCTTGAGCCAATTAAAATTCCAATTAAACTACCTATAACTACTGTAAAAATGTTAAAAAAAGTGCCTTTCATTTTACACAACTAGAGA
Proteins encoded in this region:
- a CDS encoding stalk domain-containing protein is translated as MTSFKKLLIIILTIFLGILFLKASVAQQREIAQVGVIGVMPDDYVGAFTLLWANTVESDFNSELSFPMQGMKFKNGYLYVLDTSYGRVHVFDKNLKHVKVFGELGYGDGKLQYPADLDVDDTGNIYVADFFNNYIVKFSPLGDVLLQFGEEGVDEGKFNGPSGIAVSKDGKIFVSDQLNSRIQVFSDKGEFLKTIKVDDIVNPEGMTIDEENNLWVVDAKSCKIFKLDLDGNVLFSFGGKGSQDTQFVYPFDIEVKGNYIYIVDRGLGTPLNPCIKKFDKNGNFVLKFGKRGTKLPLQPGEFLTPAGVAVDDEENVYTFDAGYFYGPGNPFGWPRTTRLTVFDKNGNFKTKIDYDYSIEGRLINPISASVDSSGNIWVAHWANFADIGEIVIFNSDGKFLKKITGISEDKPFAVIGGVLCGKNEVYVSSGIEGAPISVFDLQGNFLRILENCKDTILQPYQMVFDNKGRIWVVTRNFMVYAISPTDGTILKEFQIKGEANAIAVDSNNNIYVATFDHYVDVYDENGKLLRKIGKGGGRALEKFWFPTGVAVDKDGVVYVGDTENGRIQMFKDDGTFLGSTPRGYYELAHLFIGQDGMIYAADLFHNVVRIISPFGEKLQDYSFSITSDAIEKITKPGIEVSFNLTISNKGAKQDTYEINLVSNVYDWKVVYPKEVAVNSKEKGSFEVKVLPPTSAKIGDEMIVELEIKSKGDPTIVKKISLKVILATRTKVLINKIDVDLDSSFEIPILIQEVENLYGFGFTLTYDKEFLDFEDVIEGEFLKKDGVSTLFLKNVNEEKGEIIVGVSRTGKVQGVSGEGVLIKFKFKALKLGKVDLKISNLILKDPDLNEIKANIEIGEVNIVEPDKKPPILTLTLPSEVKTPDLVISGKITDESGIKYLKVNGKDIQIKGDGTFTYMLTLVEGMNKILIEAEDTRGNKLTKEYYVNYVKRIVLKLTIGNKIMLVNDREQEIDVPPQIIEGRTLLPIRWVAEPLGANVGWDPNEKKVTVSLKDITIELWIGKNIARVNGINTPIDQNNPKVVPMIISGRTMLPVRFVAENLGCKVDWDPTTKTVIITYPKD
- a CDS encoding YraN family protein, whose product is MNKKNLGNLGEELAITYLKSKGYKIITRNFRTRFGEIDIVCEKGDSIIFIEVRTKSDLSTILPEESITKKKIEKYKKLALEYLEVSERKYKEIKFEFLGIEYKNNKNYQITHIENFID
- the gltX gene encoding glutamate--tRNA ligase yields the protein MIRVRFPPSPTGFMHIGNVRTALFNYLFARKNNGKFILRIEDTDRERSKKEYEDDIIEGLKWLNINWDEGPDIGGPYGPYRQSERIEIYKFYINKLLEEGKAYLCFCSEDELEKDREEMLKKGLMPKYSRKCRNLSKEQIEEKLKKNPNPVVRFKTPLSGEVIVEDELRGKLIFPIENLDDFVIMRSDGMPTYNFAVVIDDALMKINFVIRGEDHLHGNTPRQILIYKALDFPLPKFIHLPMILGEDHTKLSKRHGSVSLRDYRNEGYLPEALVNYMALLGFSPKTKEKEIFSLQELIEEFSIENLSKSNAIFSPSKLRWMNHKYIEMLSLEELFKKVKEFYLNRNFEIKDDEWLMEFLRLMRDHIFVLSDIKNLINDIYKPEELSEEKLSYLKENKNLIYEFYNSIKNLHNWNENNILNLIKDIGKKLSLKGKSLYHPLRVLITHKDEGPEIYIYIYLLGKEETLNRIKEVINKI
- a CDS encoding peptidylprolyl isomerase, whose translation is MKKRFDIKYKKKKILRYFIFFIIILIVVLLSYFKFISWWQNESKIAARVGNDIITYEDLENRILLNVGLENIYSPTFQERYVTIKKQVLEEIIGDSLIMKYAIEKGYTAPTKIEGFDEYTESDKVRKYYVSLIENEIMNEIVKNIKENELIDYYNKNKIEFIKLKAQVIYIKSDKGDPDYKEKEKRIYEAYEKILNGVPFERVVSEYSDEKENNGITDYFDIFKYIGPVNEIIFNLKVGEISKPITTVKGFYIFKILDRIEGYNFFKEEVKKRYIKHRVEIELANLKESLKYENESIIQYGNKVEKLIEWYNKVLLGRGG
- a CDS encoding trigger factor, which translates into the protein MNLSIKNSEKNKVLYEISFDKEEIQNEYKEVLNYYAKRVKVPGFRPGKAPLNLIKNIIGTETIFDEIKKRLRDKTIEKVFNDVKNLFPSVDVDFSNFNFDNPIFYLTTYLIPNVNNIDLNEIVRELRQVTDEEIENRITLIKEEAKEFIPKEGAIEKGDYVILKYKFVENEEEKEISLIVGENKNLLEEYVYGMNVGDKKDIEIQGKKIIIEIIEVKKPKYPELDENFFNDFEVSNLDEFKEKVKNTIIKERFNEEFIESFINKKLIEINDFYVPKTYIDDETTHRIEHLKEELLKSGISLEEFLKARNETIEDLRKNFDKSSQEQIKLDIILSLLSKDIEVSDDDIKFYFPDNYQYIIQDNEQKERVESYIKKLKFIKNLIEEIKKSGGADGI
- the cysS gene encoding cysteine--tRNA ligase, which translates into the protein MIKVYNTLTRRKEEFITREKDKVYMYVCGLTPDNYPHIGHARPLVIYDTIKRYLKFKGYDVKYVQNYTDIDDKIIKRSLEWGLTPKEIAETFINMYKKYIELLNIDTENNLYPRVTEHIDEIIKMVKDLQDKSFAYETETGVYFEVSKFKDYGKLSNRKVDELIKGVRIEIDETKKSPLDFALWKKVKEGEVFWDSPWGKGRPGWHIECSVMSIKYLDFGFDIHGGGIDLIFPHHENEIAQGEAWKGDKPVVRYWLHNGLITINKEKMSKSVGNILTIEDILKKYEPEVLRLFLLSSDYHSPIDYTDEKIEKTRNEYYKIREFYSIVEGLSQKGDLEDEPSRNLLNSLFNEFIEFMDDDFNTQGAIGVIFKLINKFNSNEIKGEYKFLKEILDKMLNILGIKISFKVVENLKNELIKILKDYNFYLPEDEKLEESELIKKITEERKKLRENREFKKSDEIRNRLIELGYEIRDGRKETIVFRR
- the rlmB gene encoding 23S rRNA (guanosine(2251)-2'-O)-methyltransferase RlmB; this translates as MYLDDNYKVFNKNEIIEAIKENKLIKVIFKFGYKNKELENILKQNKIPFTYKDEEFFRNFDKSVNFLGFISPVEIYSLSEIETNKESFYVLPLNIEDPHNLGAIIRSAEIFGAKGVILPKRRSTPITETVIKSSTGAIFHLKIYEFSGTVNSIKELKKKGFWIISLDMSGEIELNKFNPPKPFILIVGGEDKGINKKVLEESDFIIKIKTFGKTKSLNTSVALGIALYELTKSNQ
- a CDS encoding DUF554 domain-containing protein gives rise to the protein MKGTFFNIFTVVIGSLIGILIGSRFPERIKKIAFDGVGLSSLTLGIMLALKTDNIIIMVFSILFGGIIGEILKIEEFLNGVGDKLKSKIKTDSPFTEGFITSTLVFCVGSMAIIGSINEGLTGDATILYTKSILDGVTSIALSSALGIGVMFSIFPILIYQGGITLLSTLIKGLFTEHTINMITGVGGVLIIGIGLNLLGLKKIKLSNFLPALIIAFILSLFIK
- a CDS encoding CDP-alcohol phosphatidyltransferase family protein, with the protein product MLPDFFTFLRILSGFFILYLSIFNINNFYLYFYTILFGWTTDILDGYLARLLNIEGKLGKYDFQIDLFFEWSFFFYLFRINYINEKIFIIYNVIFFLILFFYYNKTLLMTIQAPVTFSPFIIAILYYKDLRIIILFWILINLLLFYKRFIKVVKEYIEGIPSHNLNKNENYYRHKTKK